A region from the Actinoplanes sp. OR16 genome encodes:
- a CDS encoding exo-alpha-sialidase, which produces MSGPHFPGWEVYHVNGSPADPDRIWASASGGWFGQVIHRSDDGGTSWQQVDHDFAYEPPVGEHLWYDGTPRPWEFKRIWHLEPSRTDPDVVYAGAEDAALYKSTDGGQKWVELAGLRTHASAPKWQPGAGGMCLHTIILDPVNPDRIFVAISAAGAFRSDDGGVSWQPINRGLVSEGIAESGAEVGHCVHRLAQHPTRPDTLFMQKHWDVLRTDDAGDNWREVSGDLPTDFGFPIAVHAHEPETIYVVPITSDSLHYVMDGKLRVYRSRTGGDQWEPLTAGLPQENCYVNVLRDAMAVDTLESCGIYFGTSGGQVYGSADSGDTWQALVRDLPPVLSVEVQVLP; this is translated from the coding sequence GTCATCCACCGTTCCGACGACGGCGGCACGTCGTGGCAGCAGGTGGACCACGACTTCGCCTACGAGCCGCCCGTCGGAGAGCACCTGTGGTACGACGGAACGCCCCGCCCGTGGGAGTTCAAGCGGATCTGGCACCTCGAGCCGTCCCGGACCGACCCCGACGTGGTCTACGCCGGCGCCGAGGACGCAGCGCTCTACAAGTCGACCGACGGCGGCCAGAAATGGGTGGAGCTCGCCGGGCTGCGCACCCACGCCTCCGCACCGAAGTGGCAGCCCGGCGCCGGCGGTATGTGCCTGCACACGATCATCCTCGACCCGGTGAACCCGGACCGGATCTTCGTGGCGATCTCGGCGGCCGGCGCGTTCCGCAGCGACGACGGCGGCGTCAGCTGGCAGCCGATCAACCGCGGCCTGGTCTCCGAGGGCATCGCCGAGTCCGGCGCCGAAGTCGGGCACTGCGTGCACCGGCTCGCCCAGCACCCGACCCGGCCGGACACGCTCTTCATGCAGAAACACTGGGATGTCCTGCGTACCGACGACGCCGGCGACAACTGGCGGGAAGTCAGCGGCGACCTGCCCACCGACTTCGGTTTCCCGATCGCGGTGCACGCGCACGAACCCGAGACGATCTACGTCGTGCCGATCACCAGCGACTCGCTGCACTACGTCATGGACGGCAAGCTGCGCGTCTACCGCAGCCGGACCGGTGGCGACCAGTGGGAGCCGCTGACCGCCGGCCTGCCCCAGGAGAACTGCTACGTCAACGTCCTCCGCGACGCCATGGCGGTCGACACGCTCGAATCGTGCGGCATCTACTTCGGAACCAGCGGCGGCCAGGTCTACGGCTCCGCGGACAGCGGCGACACCTGGCAGGCCCTCGTGCGCGACCTGCCGCCGGTCCTCTCCGTGGAAGTCCAGGTCCTGCCGTGA
- a CDS encoding MoaD/ThiS family protein, translating into MIRVILPVHLRTLANVGKEVTVDVAPPVTQRSVLDAVERDYPMLLGTMRDRRTGKRRPLVRFFACEEDLSNDSPDALLPDRVAKGEEPFMVVGAMAGG; encoded by the coding sequence GTGATCAGGGTGATCCTCCCGGTCCACCTCCGCACCCTGGCGAACGTCGGAAAGGAAGTGACAGTCGACGTCGCACCACCCGTCACCCAGCGGAGCGTGCTCGACGCCGTCGAACGGGACTACCCGATGCTGCTCGGCACGATGCGGGACCGGCGGACCGGGAAACGGAGGCCGCTCGTGCGCTTCTTCGCCTGCGAGGAGGACCTGTCCAACGACTCACCCGACGCGCTCCTGCCCGACCGGGTGGCGAAGGGCGAGGAGCCGTTCATGGTCGTGGGAGCGATGGCCGGCGGCTGA
- a CDS encoding TetR family transcriptional regulator, protein MVRRTGEATREEIRTAATRLFRERGFARTSVRDIAALASSNPALVIRHFGTKELLFLETMHLTIDDEPLLDVPMEKFGERFVEVLLADDDIRGVYLALVRGSNEEQIKARLRDIHEKTFVGPVRARLDGPDADIRARLAAAVVGGLLYALWVVGDETLVAADPRELVKRYGALLEQVLLN, encoded by the coding sequence ATGGTCAGGCGTACGGGTGAGGCAACCCGCGAGGAGATCCGTACGGCGGCGACCCGCCTGTTCCGTGAGCGAGGTTTCGCCCGGACGTCGGTGCGGGACATCGCGGCGCTGGCGAGCAGCAACCCCGCCCTGGTGATCCGCCATTTCGGTACGAAGGAACTCCTCTTCCTGGAGACCATGCACCTGACCATCGACGACGAGCCGCTGCTTGACGTGCCGATGGAGAAGTTCGGTGAGCGGTTCGTCGAGGTGCTGCTCGCCGACGACGACATCCGCGGCGTCTACCTGGCGCTGGTCCGCGGCAGCAACGAAGAGCAGATCAAGGCCCGGCTGCGGGACATCCACGAGAAGACGTTCGTGGGCCCGGTGCGGGCGCGGCTCGACGGCCCCGACGCGGACATCCGGGCCCGGCTGGCGGCCGCGGTCGTGGGCGGCCTGCTCTACGCCCTGTGGGTGGTCGGCGACGAGACGCTTGTCGCCGCCGACCCCCGAGAGCTGGTGAAACGCTACGGCGCGTTGCTGGAGCAGGTGTTACTGAACTGA
- a CDS encoding SDR family NAD(P)-dependent oxidoreductase produces MALGASSTVGEWLDHPEGGPAIRALLGGGGDFDESRLAPARGLPLQQLVALSQGQIPQEAVDQLVLAVNGGVVPASSESSGAWQETITRGRFDGRTVIVTGAASGIGRATASRIVREGGRVIAVDISDISLKSLADELGDSGDLGDSGDLGDSGDLGDSGGLGEPGDLGGLIVPVVADITVDADIARIVEAAGDRIDGLANVAGIVDDFSPIHETADAIWDRVFAVNVDGVFKLSRAVIPSMLAAKRGSIVNVASEAALRGSAAGVAYTASKHAVVGITKNTAFMYGASGIRVNAVAPGGVATGMVPRNQSEFGLARTGPLIRTIPSVALPEHLAASITFLLSDDGINLNGVILPSDGGWSVQ; encoded by the coding sequence ATGGCTCTCGGCGCCAGCAGCACGGTCGGTGAATGGCTCGATCACCCGGAAGGCGGGCCGGCGATCCGGGCGCTGCTCGGCGGGGGCGGCGACTTCGACGAGTCGCGGCTCGCACCCGCCCGCGGCCTGCCGCTACAGCAGCTGGTGGCGCTCAGCCAGGGCCAGATCCCGCAGGAGGCGGTCGACCAGCTGGTGCTCGCCGTGAACGGTGGCGTCGTCCCGGCTTCATCGGAGTCGAGTGGCGCGTGGCAGGAGACGATCACTCGCGGCCGCTTCGACGGCCGGACCGTGATCGTCACCGGTGCGGCGTCGGGAATCGGCCGGGCGACGGCGTCTCGGATTGTGCGCGAGGGTGGGCGGGTCATCGCTGTCGACATTTCCGACATTTCGCTTAAGTCGCTCGCTGATGAACTCGGCGATTCTGGTGATCTCGGCGATTCTGGTGATCTCGGCGATTCTGGTGATCTCGGCGATTCTGGTGGTCTCGGAGAGCCTGGCGATCTTGGAGGATTGATCGTGCCGGTCGTCGCGGACATCACCGTGGACGCGGACATCGCCCGGATCGTGGAGGCTGCCGGCGACCGCATCGACGGCCTCGCCAACGTGGCCGGCATCGTCGACGACTTCTCCCCCATCCACGAGACGGCCGACGCCATCTGGGACCGGGTCTTCGCGGTGAACGTGGACGGCGTCTTCAAGCTGAGCCGCGCCGTCATCCCGTCGATGCTCGCGGCCAAGCGCGGCTCGATCGTCAACGTCGCGTCCGAGGCGGCGCTCCGGGGCAGCGCGGCGGGCGTCGCCTACACCGCTTCCAAGCACGCGGTCGTGGGCATCACCAAGAACACCGCTTTCATGTACGGGGCTTCCGGCATCCGGGTGAACGCCGTGGCCCCGGGAGGCGTGGCGACCGGCATGGTCCCCCGCAACCAGTCCGAGTTCGGTCTCGCCCGCACCGGTCCGCTGATCCGCACCATCCCGAGCGTGGCCCTGCCCGAGCACCTGGCCGCCTCGATCACCTTCCTGCTGAGCGACGACGGCATCAACCTGAACGGCGTGATCCTCCCGTCCGACGGCGGCTGGTCAGTTCAGTAA